A single genomic interval of Legionella israelensis harbors:
- a CDS encoding tyrosine-type recombinase/integrase, translating into MGGKRRSSDTPKSANGVIVRKWPSGKTTLRISFYYRGVRCFEPLKLEATAANIKYAERLRGEILNAIERGTFSYPDYFPNSKRAHIFGHVQSKITIGELLREFLIEAKSTKEASTYRGYKRVCDGHLLPMFDKVEVQDLQPAILRKWIRGLNCTTKTVANILTPLRAVIEQALVDQYIKENPLNSIIVDKLLNKETKKSDYKPDPFSVDEINAILNESEGQVRLLFQFAFFTGLRVSELIGLRWEDVDWQNQIIHVEETIVYKEAKGPKTEAGVRDVLLLPPALEALEQQKQYTFSQKGRVFHNPQTNKPWETSQQIRRTQWMHILKRAGIRYRNTYQTRHTYASMMLSQGENIMWVSKQLGHVDVEMVIKTYGRWIPDSSSQSGYRPVHDWSRHLG; encoded by the coding sequence ATGGGTGGAAAACGGCGATCAAGCGACACTCCAAAAAGTGCAAACGGGGTTATAGTTAGAAAATGGCCGTCTGGAAAAACAACTTTACGCATCAGCTTTTATTATCGAGGAGTGCGCTGTTTTGAGCCACTTAAACTTGAAGCTACCGCAGCTAATATAAAATATGCTGAGCGCCTACGTGGTGAGATTTTAAATGCAATTGAACGCGGTACTTTTTCTTATCCTGATTACTTCCCTAATTCCAAACGCGCTCATATCTTTGGGCATGTGCAATCTAAAATCACCATTGGTGAATTACTCCGAGAATTTTTAATCGAGGCAAAATCAACCAAAGAAGCTAGTACCTACCGTGGTTATAAGCGGGTTTGTGATGGGCATCTATTACCAATGTTCGATAAAGTTGAAGTACAAGATTTACAACCAGCCATACTCAGAAAATGGATCAGAGGACTTAACTGCACCACAAAAACGGTGGCAAATATTTTAACTCCCCTACGGGCGGTCATCGAACAAGCCTTGGTTGATCAATATATCAAAGAAAATCCCCTAAACAGCATTATTGTTGATAAGTTACTAAACAAAGAAACCAAAAAAAGCGACTATAAGCCTGATCCATTCAGTGTGGATGAAATCAACGCCATATTAAATGAATCAGAGGGTCAAGTGCGATTACTGTTTCAATTTGCATTTTTTACAGGATTACGCGTATCTGAACTGATTGGGTTGAGATGGGAGGACGTAGACTGGCAAAATCAGATTATTCATGTTGAGGAAACCATTGTATACAAGGAAGCAAAAGGCCCAAAAACAGAAGCAGGCGTTCGAGATGTCCTTTTATTGCCTCCAGCATTAGAAGCATTGGAACAACAAAAGCAATACACTTTTTCACAAAAAGGAAGAGTATTTCATAACCCGCAAACTAATAAGCCATGGGAAACTTCACAACAAATTCGTCGTACTCAGTGGATGCATATTTTAAAAAGAGCAGGTATCCGCTATCGAAACACTTATCAAACTCGGCACACATACGCTTCAATGATGCTTTCTCAGGGAGAAAATATCATGTGGGTATCCAAGCAATTGGGTCATGTGGATGTTGAGATGGTGATTAAAACTTATGGTCGTTGGATACCGGACAGTTCATCACAATCAGGGTATCGTCCTGTTCATGATTGGAGTCGTCATTTAGGGTAA